A stretch of Paludisphaera borealis DNA encodes these proteins:
- a CDS encoding VOC family protein: MANQVVWVDIPVRDLDRAAAFYSAVLGGEVQKIVLPTKTIALLPQAEHSVSGCLFTSETDQPSDRGVLVYLNADGRLDEAITAVEAHGGKVLEARHQLGPHGFRAVVLDSEGNRVALHSK; this comes from the coding sequence ATGGCCAATCAAGTGGTATGGGTCGACATCCCGGTTCGGGACCTCGATCGTGCGGCGGCGTTCTATTCCGCCGTGCTGGGGGGCGAGGTTCAGAAGATCGTGCTGCCGACGAAGACGATCGCGCTGTTGCCCCAGGCTGAGCACAGCGTCAGCGGCTGCCTGTTCACGAGCGAGACCGACCAGCCGAGCGATCGCGGCGTGCTCGTTTATCTGAACGCGGACGGGAGGCTCGACGAGGCGATCACGGCGGTCGAGGCTCACGGCGGCAAGGTGCTCGAGGCGCGACACCAGCTCGGCCCCCACGGATTCCGAGCGGTCGTTCTCGACAGCGAGGGCAACCGCGTGGCCCTGCACTCGAAATAA